The alpha proteobacterium U9-1i genome includes a region encoding these proteins:
- a CDS encoding cobalt-zinc-cadmium efflux RND transporter membrane fusion protein of CzcB family: MTTFRTKLAVAPFALLLALSLSACGRDEAGAEKAGGQEEAGHEEEGHTEGEAGHEEGGDRVTIPAASAQASGIVVVAAGPGAIQETLTLTGRIMLQPSARAEVHAPYPGPVRVVNRNIGDAVRRGETLARVESAESLQTYSIVTPIAGVVLERQTNIGDVTSDEPLFVVGDLSRLQAELNVATRDIGRISSGQNVIITGLDGAARIEARIATVLPTADAHSQTLIARAPLTTSAGSQLRPGMAVRGAVVLTQQDVPVAVTTDAVQTLEGRQVVFVRVAPEQYEARPVTLGRAGRDMVEITSGLNAGEAYVSENAFLVKAEIGKGSASHDH, from the coding sequence ATGACGACTTTCAGAACGAAACTCGCCGTCGCGCCGTTCGCGCTGTTGCTGGCGCTCTCTCTTTCCGCGTGCGGACGCGACGAGGCCGGCGCCGAAAAAGCCGGCGGGCAAGAAGAGGCGGGCCACGAAGAAGAAGGCCATACGGAAGGCGAAGCCGGTCACGAAGAAGGCGGCGACCGTGTCACGATCCCCGCGGCCTCCGCCCAAGCGTCGGGCATTGTCGTTGTCGCCGCCGGCCCCGGCGCAATTCAGGAAACGCTGACCCTGACGGGCCGCATCATGCTCCAGCCGTCAGCGCGCGCCGAGGTGCATGCGCCCTATCCGGGACCAGTGCGCGTTGTGAACCGCAATATCGGCGACGCCGTGCGCCGCGGCGAAACACTTGCACGCGTCGAAAGCGCCGAGAGTTTGCAGACCTATTCGATTGTAACGCCAATCGCTGGCGTCGTGCTCGAACGCCAAACCAATATCGGCGACGTCACGAGTGATGAACCGCTCTTCGTCGTCGGCGATCTCTCTCGACTGCAAGCAGAACTCAATGTCGCCACGCGCGACATCGGCCGCATATCCTCGGGCCAGAACGTCATCATTACGGGCCTCGACGGCGCAGCGCGCATTGAAGCGCGTATCGCAACCGTGCTCCCAACTGCGGACGCGCACAGCCAAACGCTGATCGCACGGGCGCCTCTCACAACCAGCGCCGGCTCACAGCTCCGGCCGGGCATGGCCGTGCGCGGCGCGGTCGTGCTGACGCAGCAGGACGTTCCCGTCGCGGTCACAACCGACGCGGTCCAGACGCTGGAAGGCCGGCAAGTGGTCTTCGTGCGCGTCGCGCCGGAACAATACGAGGCTCGTCCAGTAACGCTCGGCCGCGCTGGACGGGACATGGTCGAAATCACATCGGGCCTGAATGCCGGCGAAGCCTACGTCTCCGAGAACGCCTTCCTGGTGAAGGCTGAGATCGGCAAGGGCTCCGCCTCGCACGATCACTGA
- a CDS encoding Co/Zn/Cd efflux system component, which produces MSDESYEAVTREQRRTLWIVLGLNLLLVVVMGGAGLASDSSALIANALDNASDAAVYALSLFAVGRALNWKRGAAGASGILLILFGLGVVADTVRRFLTGSEPIGATMMVVAVFAGAINLLCVWLLGRLKKKEVHLRAAETFSFNDFISNGGVLVAGAVVAWTGERWPDLVVGLMVALVAIKGGLDIIGDARRTKDEG; this is translated from the coding sequence GTGAGCGATGAAAGCTACGAGGCGGTGACTCGCGAGCAGCGGCGGACGCTGTGGATCGTGCTTGGCCTCAACCTGTTGCTTGTTGTTGTGATGGGCGGAGCGGGCCTTGCGTCGGACTCCAGCGCTTTGATCGCCAACGCGCTCGACAACGCTTCTGACGCGGCCGTCTACGCGCTCAGTTTATTCGCGGTTGGCCGCGCTCTTAACTGGAAGCGCGGCGCTGCAGGCGCGTCCGGCATCCTGTTGATCCTCTTTGGCCTTGGCGTCGTCGCCGACACCGTGCGGAGATTTCTGACGGGATCTGAGCCGATTGGCGCGACGATGATGGTCGTCGCCGTGTTTGCGGGCGCCATTAATCTTTTGTGCGTGTGGCTGCTCGGTCGTCTGAAGAAGAAAGAAGTGCATCTGCGCGCTGCCGAGACCTTCAGTTTCAACGACTTCATCTCCAATGGCGGCGTGCTGGTGGCGGGCGCGGTGGTGGCGTGGACCGGGGAGCGCTGGCCCGATCTTGTCGTCGGGCTAATGGTCGCGCTCGTCGCTATTAAAGGCGGCCTCGATATCATCGGCGACGCGCGGCGCACGAAGGACGAGGGCTGA
- a CDS encoding lipoprotein signal peptidase: MPRTAGLVLIFGVIGLDLATKAWARAELTFGEPNQVLPLLDLTLSFNRGVAFGLMRAAGGLVVLLVTAAISLVFGLWFWREPRPCTQLGLALVLGGALGNFVDRLTRGEVTDFLDVHALGHHWPAFNLADTAITCGAVVLVIDMLRVRKEARP; this comes from the coding sequence ATGCCTCGGACAGCAGGGCTGGTTCTCATTTTCGGCGTGATCGGGCTCGATCTCGCAACCAAGGCCTGGGCGCGCGCAGAACTAACGTTCGGCGAGCCGAATCAGGTGCTGCCCCTCTTGGATCTAACTCTCAGTTTTAACCGGGGCGTTGCATTCGGTTTGATGAGAGCCGCAGGCGGCCTTGTTGTATTGCTTGTCACTGCCGCGATCAGCCTCGTATTCGGGCTCTGGTTTTGGCGCGAGCCGCGCCCGTGCACGCAGCTTGGGCTGGCGCTCGTCTTAGGCGGGGCGCTCGGCAATTTTGTCGATCGCCTGACGCGCGGCGAAGTCACCGATTTTCTCGACGTGCATGCCTTGGGGCATCATTGGCCAGCGTTCAATTTGGCCGACACGGCGATCACATGCGGCGCCGTGGTGTTGGTCATCGACATGTTGCGCGTTCGCAAGGAGGCGCGTCCATGA
- a CDS encoding methyltransferase Sare_0198, with amino-acid sequence MSNDAAFTPAAGRAEWTPFYDFAIALLTRERRWRGGLLRQTAPASGDRILDVGCGTGTFAVMLTKAAPHAHVAGLDPDPEVLMRARAKGAKADAEVAFRQGFARDADAEAARFTKVVSSLVFHQVPLEEKRAGLAAIWRALVPGGSLHVADYGLQRTSLMRAAFRQVQLLDGFDNTEPNARGVLPELMRDVGFVSVLETEVIATLTGSISLYQALKPQAVPNE; translated from the coding sequence ATGAGCAACGATGCTGCTTTCACGCCGGCTGCAGGTCGCGCCGAGTGGACGCCCTTCTATGATTTCGCCATCGCGCTCTTGACGCGCGAGCGCCGCTGGCGCGGCGGTTTGTTACGCCAAACCGCGCCTGCATCTGGCGATCGTATCTTGGACGTCGGATGTGGCACGGGCACTTTCGCTGTGATGTTAACGAAGGCCGCCCCGCACGCGCACGTCGCAGGCCTCGATCCTGACCCTGAGGTGCTCATGCGTGCGCGCGCCAAGGGCGCAAAGGCCGATGCGGAAGTCGCCTTTCGGCAAGGCTTCGCGCGTGATGCGGACGCAGAGGCCGCGCGCTTCACCAAGGTCGTCTCAAGTTTGGTGTTCCATCAGGTTCCATTGGAGGAAAAACGCGCGGGCCTCGCTGCGATTTGGCGCGCGCTCGTTCCAGGCGGGTCGCTACATGTCGCCGACTACGGATTGCAGCGCACGTCGCTAATGCGCGCCGCGTTCCGCCAGGTGCAGCTGCTCGACGGTTTCGACAACACCGAGCCCAACGCACGCGGCGTCCTACCTGAACTGATGCGCGATGTTGGGTTTGTCTCGGTTCTGGAAACGGAAGTCATCGCCACGCTCACGGGCTCCATATCGCTTTACCAGGCCCTTAAACCGCAAGCCGTGCCCAACGAATGA
- a CDS encoding cobalt-zinc-cadmium resistance protein CzcA, giving the protein MISRLLELSVRARWAVIALTLIIAAIGVFNIVRLPIDAVPDITNRQVQINTVAPSFGPLDVERLVTYPVETAMSGIVGLEGTRSISRNGFSQVTVVFRDNVDIYFARQQVAERLTQARESLPDGVEPQMGPISTGLGEVLMWTIHFADPSAEGGRAAVGAPGWQADGSFLTPEGERLTDTVAQSAYLRTVQDWIVRPQMRAVAGVAGVDSIGGYEKQYVVEPDAAALGAYGISFSELAEALENANLSVGANFVQRGGESFLVRADARIRTLGEISEAVVATRDGVPITVRDVANVRVGGDLRTGAATSGGREVVVGTVLMLTGGNSRTVAAAAAERLAEVSQTLPPGIVAEVVYDRSRLVNATIATVQRNLAEGALLVAAVLFLLLGNARAAIIATLIIPFSMLMTSIGMNLFGVSGNLMSLGALDFGLIVDGSVIIIENCLRRLSERQHHEGRILTLPERLHETLEASREMIKPTIFGQIIIFLVFAPLLTFSGVEGKMFSPMAITLMLALGAAFILSLTFVPAMVALLIRGKVAEKEVKVIAMAREAYEPGLTYSLRKPIPVIAGGIAVFALAGALFFTLGQEFIPTLDEQDIAVQAVRIPSTSLQQSTAMQTRVEQAISEFPEVAFVFSKTGTAEVASDPMPVNISDSFVILHPRSEWPDRGETKAELIARIEARLQQLIGNSYEFTQPIQMRFNELIAGVRGDVAIKLYGNDLTVMSEAAGRIAAVLQSIDGAADVKVEQTGGFPTLDVAFDRDAIARYGLSLQDVTDTVATAMGGREAGLVFEGDRRFDVVVRLPDAVRDDLDAVGALPVMLPEDASGARASIPLRELARFTYSEGLNQVSRENGSRRVVVQANVRGRDLGSFVTEAQRRVRAEVELPTGAWIVWGGQFENLQSASQRMALIVPACFVLIFGVLYMALGTFRAAGAVFTAVPLALAGGVFTLVLTGMSFSISAAVGFICLAGVAVLNGLVVMTSINSRLDLGMPLDDAIREGMIEKFRAVLMTGIVPAIGFVPMAIAHGTGAEVQKPLATVVIGGLITATLLTLFVLPAICRVMLRTGHRSKEGEMPTAYSGSAPMQAE; this is encoded by the coding sequence ATGATCAGCCGCCTTCTCGAACTCTCCGTTAGAGCCCGCTGGGCCGTGATTGCATTGACGCTCATCATTGCGGCGATCGGCGTGTTCAACATCGTCCGTCTGCCGATCGATGCGGTGCCGGACATCACCAACAGGCAAGTACAGATCAACACGGTGGCGCCATCGTTCGGTCCGCTCGACGTCGAGCGGCTCGTTACCTATCCCGTCGAAACGGCGATGTCGGGCATCGTTGGCCTTGAAGGCACGCGTTCGATTTCGCGCAATGGCTTCAGTCAGGTCACTGTGGTGTTCCGCGACAACGTGGACATCTATTTCGCGCGCCAGCAGGTCGCCGAACGTCTGACGCAGGCCCGCGAAAGTCTCCCCGACGGGGTTGAGCCGCAAATGGGGCCGATCTCCACCGGCCTCGGCGAAGTGTTGATGTGGACGATTCATTTCGCCGATCCCAGCGCGGAAGGCGGACGCGCAGCGGTGGGCGCGCCGGGCTGGCAAGCCGACGGCTCCTTCCTGACGCCCGAAGGCGAGCGCCTGACCGATACGGTGGCGCAATCAGCCTATTTGCGCACGGTGCAGGATTGGATCGTGCGGCCGCAAATGCGCGCGGTCGCTGGCGTGGCAGGCGTCGATTCCATTGGCGGCTATGAGAAGCAATATGTCGTCGAGCCGGACGCCGCTGCACTTGGCGCCTACGGCATCTCATTCTCAGAACTCGCCGAAGCGCTCGAAAACGCCAATCTCTCGGTCGGCGCCAATTTCGTACAGCGCGGCGGCGAGTCGTTCCTGGTCCGCGCGGACGCACGCATCCGCACGCTCGGAGAGATTTCCGAGGCGGTCGTCGCCACGCGCGACGGTGTGCCGATCACGGTGCGCGATGTCGCCAATGTGCGCGTTGGCGGCGATCTGCGCACGGGCGCGGCCACCTCGGGAGGTCGAGAGGTGGTGGTTGGCACGGTGCTGATGCTGACCGGCGGCAACAGCCGCACGGTGGCGGCGGCCGCAGCCGAGCGACTGGCCGAAGTTTCGCAGACCCTGCCGCCCGGCATCGTTGCTGAAGTTGTCTATGACCGTTCGCGGCTGGTGAACGCCACGATCGCAACAGTTCAGCGAAATCTGGCTGAAGGCGCGCTACTCGTGGCCGCCGTGCTCTTTCTTCTCCTTGGCAATGCACGCGCTGCGATCATTGCGACGTTGATCATTCCATTTTCGATGCTGATGACCTCTATCGGCATGAATCTCTTTGGCGTGTCGGGCAATCTCATGTCACTCGGCGCACTGGATTTCGGCCTGATAGTCGATGGCTCAGTAATTATCATCGAGAATTGTCTCCGACGCCTCTCGGAGCGGCAGCATCACGAGGGAAGAATTCTTACCCTGCCCGAGCGTCTGCATGAGACGCTGGAGGCGTCGCGGGAGATGATAAAACCGACCATTTTCGGTCAGATCATCATCTTCCTCGTCTTCGCGCCGCTCCTCACCTTCTCCGGCGTTGAAGGCAAGATGTTCTCGCCGATGGCGATCACACTGATGCTGGCGCTGGGCGCGGCGTTTATCCTGTCTCTCACCTTCGTCCCGGCAATGGTCGCTCTCCTCATTCGCGGCAAGGTCGCCGAGAAAGAAGTGAAGGTCATCGCGATGGCGCGGGAGGCCTATGAGCCGGGGCTCACCTATTCCCTGCGCAAGCCAATTCCCGTCATAGCCGGCGGCATCGCGGTGTTCGCCCTCGCCGGCGCGCTTTTCTTCACCTTGGGCCAGGAATTCATTCCGACGCTCGACGAACAAGACATCGCCGTTCAGGCCGTCCGCATTCCGTCCACCTCGCTTCAACAATCAACAGCCATGCAGACGCGCGTGGAACAGGCGATCTCGGAATTTCCCGAGGTCGCGTTCGTCTTCTCCAAGACCGGCACGGCTGAGGTCGCCTCCGATCCCATGCCGGTCAACATCTCGGATTCATTCGTCATCCTGCACCCGCGAAGCGAGTGGCCCGATCGCGGCGAGACCAAAGCGGAGCTGATCGCCCGCATCGAAGCGCGGCTCCAGCAACTCATCGGAAATTCGTACGAATTCACCCAGCCGATTCAGATGCGCTTCAACGAATTGATTGCGGGCGTGCGCGGTGATGTCGCCATCAAACTCTATGGCAATGATCTCACCGTCATGAGCGAAGCCGCCGGCCGCATCGCGGCAGTGCTGCAATCCATCGACGGCGCAGCAGACGTCAAGGTCGAACAAACGGGCGGCTTCCCGACACTCGACGTCGCCTTCGATCGCGACGCCATCGCGCGCTACGGACTTTCGCTACAAGACGTGACGGACACCGTGGCGACTGCCATGGGCGGACGTGAAGCCGGCCTCGTTTTTGAAGGCGACCGGCGTTTCGATGTGGTGGTGCGTCTGCCCGACGCCGTGCGTGACGATCTCGACGCGGTCGGTGCATTGCCCGTCATGCTGCCGGAAGATGCAAGCGGTGCGCGCGCCTCCATTCCACTACGAGAATTGGCGCGCTTCACCTACTCTGAAGGATTGAACCAGGTCAGCCGCGAGAACGGCAGCCGTCGTGTCGTCGTGCAGGCCAATGTGCGCGGACGCGATCTTGGATCTTTCGTCACCGAAGCGCAGCGCCGTGTGCGTGCAGAGGTGGAATTGCCAACCGGCGCGTGGATCGTCTGGGGAGGCCAGTTCGAAAATCTGCAGTCGGCCTCGCAACGCATGGCGCTCATCGTCCCCGCCTGCTTCGTCCTGATCTTCGGCGTGCTTTACATGGCGCTCGGCACTTTCCGAGCGGCGGGCGCCGTGTTCACCGCGGTTCCGCTTGCCTTGGCCGGCGGCGTGTTCACGCTCGTCTTGACCGGCATGTCGTTCTCGATTTCAGCCGCCGTGGGATTCATCTGCCTTGCGGGCGTGGCGGTTTTGAACGGGCTCGTCGTCATGACCAGCATCAACAGCCGGCTTGATCTTGGCATGCCGCTCGATGATGCGATCCGCGAGGGGATGATCGAGAAGTTTCGCGCGGTACTCATGACCGGGATCGTGCCTGCCATCGGCTTCGTACCCATGGCGATCGCGCATGGCACAGGCGCCGAAGTTCAAAAGCCGCTCGCGACCGTCGTGATCGGCGGCCTGATCACCGCCACCCTGCTCACCCTGTTCGTGCTTCCGGCAATCTGCCGCGTCATGTTGCGCACAGGTCATCGGAGCAAGGAAGGCGAAATGCCGACTGCATATTCGGGCTCAGCGCCGATGCAGGCGGAATAA
- a CDS encoding heavy metal RND efflux outer membrane protein of CzcC family: MRHLASTPATLAAFGVASAVIVIASPAHAQEAAPLALRDALTRAIESDPGLRAAGAGVDAALGGVRQARVRPNPELGAEVENFNGRDDLRGFNGAETTFSLSQEVELGGQRSARVRLADRELHGAELDRVLRGLDLLRDVQVAYFDALAAQELVAIERERVATAVALDASVARRVAAARDPLMAGARAQAGLAEARIALTRAEAEATTARARLASYWGGEDGFALIRADFTLPVTADHDHALNTDQAPDIARLAAERERLDAAARLERSLSYQNPTLSLGYRRFEDRDGDGALVAGFSIPLGLFNRNQGSVARAQAEQRRAAFDLEAGRRTIAREFSALERALASDAAAVRSTEQDVIPQAERALSLAQDGYNRGAFSYLDVLEAQRALSDARQARVDALRSYHSNEAALDRLTARFAETLPGQEIHQ; encoded by the coding sequence TTGCGTCACCTCGCGTCCACGCCCGCCACGCTTGCAGCGTTTGGTGTCGCATCGGCGGTGATCGTGATCGCCTCGCCTGCCCACGCGCAGGAAGCGGCGCCGCTCGCCCTGCGAGATGCGCTCACGCGCGCCATTGAATCCGATCCCGGCCTTCGGGCGGCGGGCGCCGGCGTCGATGCAGCACTCGGCGGCGTGCGTCAGGCGCGTGTACGGCCCAATCCGGAGCTCGGCGCTGAGGTCGAGAACTTCAACGGGCGAGACGATTTGCGCGGCTTCAATGGCGCTGAGACGACCTTCAGCCTCTCTCAGGAAGTCGAACTTGGCGGACAACGCAGCGCCCGTGTGCGCCTCGCCGATCGCGAATTGCACGGCGCCGAACTCGATCGCGTGTTGCGAGGGCTCGATCTTTTGCGCGATGTGCAGGTCGCCTATTTCGACGCGCTCGCCGCGCAGGAACTCGTCGCGATCGAACGGGAACGCGTCGCCACGGCCGTAGCGCTCGACGCTTCCGTAGCGCGCCGGGTCGCCGCCGCGCGCGATCCGTTGATGGCAGGCGCCCGCGCACAAGCGGGCCTGGCCGAGGCGCGCATCGCCCTGACGCGGGCAGAGGCCGAAGCCACCACCGCACGGGCACGCCTCGCCTCCTATTGGGGCGGTGAGGACGGCTTTGCACTGATCCGCGCCGACTTCACCTTACCAGTCACGGCCGACCATGATCACGCGCTGAACACCGATCAGGCGCCGGATATTGCGCGGCTCGCAGCCGAGCGTGAACGCCTCGACGCCGCCGCGCGGCTTGAACGATCGCTTAGCTATCAGAACCCCACTCTCAGTTTGGGCTACCGACGCTTCGAGGATCGCGACGGAGACGGCGCGCTGGTTGCGGGCTTCTCCATTCCGCTTGGGCTGTTCAACCGCAATCAAGGATCGGTTGCGCGCGCCCAGGCCGAGCAGCGGCGCGCCGCATTCGACCTTGAAGCTGGTCGCCGCACGATCGCGCGTGAATTTTCGGCCCTGGAGCGCGCGCTGGCGAGCGACGCGGCCGCCGTGCGTAGCACCGAACAGGACGTCATCCCGCAGGCTGAGCGCGCGCTTTCGCTCGCGCAGGACGGCTACAATCGCGGCGCCTTTTCTTATCTGGACGTCCTCGAAGCCCAGCGCGCCCTTTCCGATGCGCGGCAAGCGCGTGTCGACGCCCTCCGTTCCTACCATTCCAACGAAGCAGCGCTTGACCGTTTGACGGCCCGGTTCGCCGAAACGCTGCCCGGCCAGGAGATACATCAATGA